A genome region from Mesorhizobium sp. B2-1-8 includes the following:
- the argJ gene encoding bifunctional glutamate N-acetyltransferase/amino-acid acetyltransferase ArgJ, which translates to MSTTISPLAPKKYPKMPEIEGVRIATAEAGIKYKNRTDLLAMVFDAGTAVAGVFTKSKCPSAPVDFCRQNLGAGKARVLVVNSGNANAFTGKKGRESTAMTGEAAAKAVGCTPGEVFLASTGVIGEPLDTTKFSHLLAGLVSDGKPDLWTEAAKAIMTTDTYPKVATQTVKLGDTDVTINGISKGAGMIAPDMATMLSFIATDAPIAAPVLQDLLSRGTAKTFNAVTVDSDTSTSDTLLLFATGKAAKRGAPKITDPRDARLGQFRRALGKVLKSLALQVVRDGEGARKQVEVTVTGAKSARSAKRIALSIANSPLVKTAVAGEDANWGRVVMAVGKAGEPADRDLLSIWFGDNRLAHEGERDPAYSEAATSAYMKRDDIRIRADIGIGRGKATVWTCDLTKEYVAINGDYRS; encoded by the coding sequence ATGTCCACAACGATTTCGCCGCTCGCGCCGAAGAAATACCCCAAGATGCCTGAAATCGAGGGGGTGCGCATCGCCACCGCCGAAGCGGGAATAAAGTACAAGAACCGCACGGATCTGCTGGCCATGGTGTTCGACGCCGGGACCGCGGTCGCCGGCGTGTTCACCAAGTCGAAATGCCCCTCGGCGCCGGTCGATTTCTGCCGGCAGAACCTTGGCGCCGGCAAGGCGCGGGTGCTGGTCGTCAATTCCGGCAACGCCAACGCCTTCACCGGCAAGAAAGGCCGCGAATCCACCGCGATGACGGGCGAAGCTGCGGCAAAGGCCGTCGGCTGCACGCCAGGCGAGGTTTTCCTGGCCTCGACCGGTGTCATCGGCGAGCCGCTCGACACAACCAAGTTCAGCCATCTGCTCGCAGGGCTGGTCAGTGACGGCAAGCCGGACCTGTGGACCGAGGCGGCAAAGGCCATCATGACCACCGACACCTATCCGAAGGTGGCGACGCAGACGGTCAAGCTCGGCGACACCGATGTCACCATCAATGGCATTTCCAAGGGTGCGGGCATGATCGCGCCCGACATGGCGACGATGCTCTCCTTCATCGCCACCGACGCACCGATCGCGGCACCGGTCCTGCAGGACTTGCTGTCGCGGGGCACGGCCAAGACATTCAATGCGGTGACCGTCGACAGCGACACCTCGACCAGCGATACGCTGCTGTTGTTCGCCACCGGCAAGGCGGCAAAGCGCGGCGCGCCTAAAATCACCGATCCCAGAGATGCCCGCCTTGGTCAGTTCCGCCGGGCGCTCGGCAAGGTGCTGAAATCGCTGGCGCTGCAAGTTGTGCGCGACGGCGAGGGCGCCCGCAAGCAGGTCGAGGTCACCGTCACCGGGGCCAAGTCGGCCCGTTCGGCCAAGCGCATCGCGCTGTCGATCGCCAACTCGCCGCTGGTCAAAACGGCGGTCGCCGGCGAGGACGCCAATTGGGGCCGTGTCGTCATGGCCGTCGGCAAGGCCGGCGAGCCCGCCGACCGCGACCTTCTGTCGATCTGGTTCGGCGACAACAGACTGGCGCATGAGGGCGAGCGCGATCCCGCGTATTCTGAGGCCGCGACCTCGGCCTACATGAAGCGCGATGACATCCGCATCCGCGCCGATATCGGCATCGGCCGCGGCAAGGCGACGGTGTGGACCTGCGATCTCACCAAGGAATATGTCGCCATCAACGGCGACTACCGGAGCTGA
- a CDS encoding methyltransferase domain-containing protein, whose translation MQPIMDTSLWLAHKRRALIHPVDGADFLMHRAAEDLADRLGAVERRFAKAAVLFCQTSAAADVLARSGKVADIARVEMDAAFLNGAAGLIAPLETVPFEPQGLDLVVSLLSLQAMNDIPGMLIQIRRALRPDGLFLGAFAGAGTLAELRESLLAAETDIYGGASPRIIPFTDVRDAGALLQRAGFALPVADVETVTVRYANLFALMADLRAMGETTALADRSRRPGSRRLFARAAEIYAERFSDPDGRIRASFSIVWMSGWAPDASQQKPLKPGSAKVSLKTILEDPEGH comes from the coding sequence TTGCAGCCTATAATGGATACCTCTCTGTGGCTGGCGCACAAGCGGCGCGCGCTGATCCATCCGGTTGACGGTGCCGACTTCCTCATGCATCGCGCCGCCGAGGACCTTGCCGACCGGCTGGGCGCCGTCGAGCGCAGGTTCGCCAAGGCGGCGGTGCTGTTTTGCCAGACCTCGGCCGCGGCCGACGTCCTTGCGCGGAGCGGCAAGGTAGCGGACATCGCCCGTGTCGAGATGGACGCGGCTTTCCTGAATGGTGCCGCCGGTTTGATTGCACCGCTGGAGACCGTGCCGTTCGAGCCGCAGGGTCTCGATCTGGTGGTGTCGCTTTTGTCGCTGCAGGCGATGAACGACATCCCGGGCATGCTGATCCAGATCCGCCGCGCCCTGCGGCCGGACGGACTTTTCCTGGGCGCCTTCGCAGGCGCCGGCACGCTTGCAGAACTGCGCGAAAGCCTGCTTGCCGCGGAAACCGACATCTACGGTGGCGCCAGCCCGCGCATCATCCCGTTCACCGATGTGCGTGACGCCGGCGCACTGCTGCAGCGCGCCGGTTTCGCGCTGCCGGTCGCCGACGTCGAGACGGTGACCGTGCGCTATGCCAACCTGTTTGCGCTTATGGCCGATCTGCGTGCCATGGGCGAAACCACCGCGCTTGCCGATCGTAGCCGGCGGCCAGGCTCACGCAGGTTGTTTGCCCGCGCTGCGGAAATCTACGCCGAACGCTTTTCCGATCCCGATGGTCGCATCAGGGCAAGCTTCTCGATTGTCTGGATGTCAGGCTGGGCGCCCGACGCGTCGCAGCAAAAGCCGCTGAAACCCGGTTCGGCCAAGGTTTCGCTAAAGACTATATTGGAGGATCCTGAAGGACATTGA
- a CDS encoding TetR/AcrR family transcriptional regulator → MAEEADTARKSIGARRNPDSADAILEAAEAVLVEAGYAGFSIEAVARRARAGKPTIYRWWPSKAALLLEVYQRQKRVDVPDTGKLEEDLVGFLMNLFTHWRETSSGSVFRSLIAEAQSDETAAKALADYAGGRRTHTGQIIERAKARGEIASDIDPGVVADLVASYAWRHLLTNRIDESEATIRKVVRYLLQGIAAPDR, encoded by the coding sequence ATGGCCGAGGAGGCGGACACGGCGCGCAAATCGATCGGTGCGCGGCGCAATCCCGACAGCGCGGACGCCATTCTGGAGGCCGCCGAGGCAGTCCTCGTCGAAGCCGGTTATGCCGGTTTTTCGATCGAGGCGGTGGCGCGGCGCGCGCGGGCCGGCAAGCCGACCATATACCGCTGGTGGCCGAGCAAGGCGGCATTGCTGCTTGAGGTCTACCAGCGCCAGAAGCGCGTCGACGTGCCCGATACGGGAAAACTGGAAGAGGATCTCGTCGGCTTCCTGATGAACCTTTTCACGCACTGGCGCGAGACATCGTCGGGCAGCGTGTTCAGGTCGCTGATTGCCGAGGCGCAGTCGGATGAAACCGCGGCCAAAGCCCTTGCCGATTATGCCGGAGGACGCCGGACCCACACCGGCCAGATCATCGAGCGCGCCAAGGCAAGGGGCGAGATCGCCAGCGACATCGATCCGGGCGTGGTCGCCGACCTCGTGGCGTCCTACGCCTGGCGGCATCTCCTGACCAACCGGATCGACGAGTCCGAAGCGACGATCCGCAAGGTGGTCCGCTACCTCCTGCAAGGCATAGCGGCACCCGACAGGTAG
- a CDS encoding GNAT family N-acetyltransferase yields MLATVRRYEAAGFRAWPAAAVHYDGTWVVRLTAGHPAKRLNSVNPLDPGDIQHMADRIGRAGRRFDAYGRPLTFRMSPLSGPDLASHLDKEGWSRFDESLVMRLQLADAQLDAAMDQIPLKDISRFIGASLKVSGSDVSLRPGLSEIIGAIQPEAGLFALEDGAEPLATLICVHDGDLAGLFEIATDKAARNKGHGRNLILSALKWARLRGAREAWLQVEAGNAPALALYRALGFEEVYRYHYRRPPGHE; encoded by the coding sequence ATGCTCGCGACCGTGCGCCGCTATGAGGCGGCCGGCTTTCGCGCCTGGCCCGCGGCCGCCGTCCATTATGACGGCACCTGGGTGGTGCGCCTGACCGCCGGCCATCCGGCAAAGCGGCTGAATTCGGTCAATCCGCTCGATCCCGGCGACATACAGCACATGGCCGACCGCATCGGTCGCGCGGGCCGCCGTTTCGACGCGTACGGCCGGCCGCTGACGTTCCGCATGTCGCCACTCTCCGGGCCCGACCTTGCCAGCCATCTCGACAAGGAGGGCTGGAGCCGGTTCGACGAATCGCTCGTCATGCGGCTGCAGTTGGCCGACGCGCAGCTCGACGCCGCCATGGACCAGATTCCGCTCAAGGACATCAGCCGCTTCATCGGCGCATCGCTCAAGGTCAGCGGCTCGGATGTATCGCTGCGGCCGGGCCTGTCGGAGATCATCGGCGCTATCCAGCCCGAGGCCGGGCTGTTCGCACTGGAGGATGGAGCGGAGCCGCTGGCGACGCTGATCTGCGTGCATGACGGCGATCTCGCCGGCCTGTTCGAGATCGCCACCGACAAGGCGGCGCGCAACAAGGGCCACGGCCGCAACCTGATCCTGTCGGCGCTGAAATGGGCGAGGCTGCGCGGCGCGCGGGAAGCCTGGCTGCAGGTCGAGGCCGGTAACGCGCCTGCACTGGCGCTCTACCGCGCGCTCGGCTTCGAGGAAGTCTATCGCTATCATTACCGCCGGCCGCCCGGACATGAATAA
- the secA gene encoding preprotein translocase subunit SecA has translation MVSLGGLARKVFGSSNDRRVKSTRPRVEAINAMEDEMRALSDAELAGRTEKFRQDIANGASLDDLLIPAFATAREAARRVLGMRPFDVQLIGGMVLHNGGIAEMRTGEGKTLVATLPVYLNALAGNGVHVVTVNDYLATRDSEWMGRVYKFLGLSVGVIVHGLSDEERRVAYASDVTYATNNELGFDYLRDNMKYERAQMVQRGHNYAIVDEVDSILVDEARTPLIISGPLEDRSEMYNTIDTFIIQLQPQDYEIDEKQKTSIFTEEGTEKLENMLRDADLLKGESLYDVENVAIVHHVNNALKAHRLFQRDKDYIVRNGEIVIIDEFTGRMMPGRRYSEGLHQALEAKEHVAIQPENQTLASVTFQNYFRLYKKLSGMTGTALTEAEEFGNIYGLEVTEIPTNLPVIRKDEDDEVYRTVEEKYKAIVREIREASAKGQPTLVGTTSIEKSEQLAERLRKEGFTDFEVLNARHHEREAAIVAQAGKPGAITIATNMAGRGTDIKLGGNAEMRIAEELGDMPEGPEREAREQEINADVERLKEKALAAGGLYVLATERHESRRIDNQLRGRSGRQGDPGRSKFFLSLQDDLMRIFGSERMDGMLQKLGLKEDEAIIHPWINKALEKAQKKVEARNFDIRKNLLKYDDVSNDQRKVVFEQRIELMDGEGLSETIAEMREGVIEEIVAKAIPENAYAEQWDVAGLKAEVAEFLNLDLPVEDWAKEEGIAEDDIRERIAAAAADAAKERADRFGPEVMTYVERSVVLQTLDHLWREHIVNLDHLRSVVGFRGYAQRDPLQEYKGEAFELFQAMLGNLRQAVTAQLMRVELVRQAAEAPPPEAPDMFGSHIDGTTGENDFEGGETALLVRPEQNVIVAPEDRDPNNPATWGKVGRNEACPCGSGKKYKHCHGAFA, from the coding sequence ATGGTCAGTCTCGGCGGTCTCGCCCGTAAGGTTTTCGGCTCCTCCAACGACCGTCGGGTCAAATCGACCCGCCCCCGCGTCGAGGCGATCAACGCCATGGAAGACGAGATGCGGGCGCTCTCCGACGCCGAGCTTGCCGGCCGCACGGAAAAATTCCGCCAGGACATCGCCAACGGCGCCAGCCTTGACGACCTGCTGATCCCGGCCTTCGCAACCGCCCGCGAAGCGGCGCGCCGCGTGCTTGGCATGCGCCCCTTCGACGTCCAGTTGATCGGCGGCATGGTGCTGCACAATGGCGGCATCGCCGAGATGCGCACCGGCGAGGGCAAGACCCTGGTCGCGACGCTGCCGGTCTATCTCAACGCGCTCGCCGGCAACGGCGTCCATGTCGTCACCGTCAACGACTACCTCGCCACCCGCGACTCCGAATGGATGGGCCGCGTCTACAAGTTCCTCGGCCTTTCGGTCGGCGTCATCGTCCACGGCCTGTCGGACGAGGAGCGCCGCGTCGCCTACGCCTCCGACGTCACCTATGCCACCAACAACGAGCTCGGCTTCGACTATCTGCGCGACAACATGAAGTATGAGCGCGCCCAGATGGTGCAGCGCGGTCACAATTACGCGATCGTCGACGAGGTCGATTCCATCCTGGTCGATGAGGCGCGCACGCCGCTGATCATTTCCGGTCCGCTCGAGGACCGTTCGGAAATGTACAACACCATCGACACCTTCATCATCCAGCTGCAGCCGCAGGATTATGAGATCGACGAGAAGCAGAAGACCTCGATCTTCACCGAGGAAGGCACCGAGAAGCTCGAGAACATGCTGCGAGATGCCGACCTGCTCAAGGGCGAGTCGCTCTACGACGTCGAGAACGTCGCCATCGTCCATCACGTCAACAACGCGCTGAAGGCGCATCGGCTGTTCCAGCGCGACAAGGACTATATCGTGCGCAACGGCGAGATCGTCATCATCGACGAATTCACCGGCCGCATGATGCCCGGCCGCCGCTATTCGGAAGGCCTGCACCAGGCGCTCGAAGCCAAGGAGCACGTGGCGATCCAACCGGAGAACCAGACGCTCGCCTCCGTCACCTTCCAGAACTATTTCCGCCTCTACAAGAAGCTTTCCGGCATGACCGGCACGGCGCTGACCGAGGCCGAGGAATTCGGCAACATCTACGGTCTCGAAGTCACCGAGATCCCGACCAACCTGCCCGTTATCCGCAAGGATGAGGACGACGAGGTCTACCGGACGGTCGAGGAGAAGTACAAGGCCATCGTCAGGGAGATCCGCGAAGCCAGCGCCAAGGGCCAGCCGACACTGGTCGGCACGACCTCGATCGAAAAATCCGAGCAACTGGCCGAGCGCTTGCGCAAGGAAGGCTTCACGGATTTCGAGGTGCTGAACGCCCGCCACCATGAGCGCGAGGCGGCGATCGTCGCCCAGGCCGGCAAGCCCGGTGCCATCACCATCGCCACCAACATGGCCGGCCGCGGCACCGACATCAAGCTCGGCGGCAATGCCGAGATGCGCATCGCCGAGGAACTGGGGGACATGCCCGAAGGTCCCGAGCGCGAGGCGCGCGAACAGGAAATCAATGCCGACGTCGAACGCTTGAAGGAAAAGGCGCTGGCCGCCGGCGGCCTTTACGTGCTCGCCACCGAGCGCCATGAATCGCGCCGCATCGACAATCAGCTCAGAGGCCGTTCGGGAAGACAGGGCGACCCCGGCCGCTCGAAATTCTTCCTGTCGCTGCAGGACGATCTGATGCGCATCTTCGGCTCCGAGCGCATGGACGGTATGCTGCAGAAGCTCGGCCTCAAGGAAGACGAGGCCATCATCCATCCCTGGATCAACAAGGCGCTGGAAAAGGCGCAGAAGAAGGTCGAGGCGCGCAACTTCGACATCCGCAAGAACCTGCTGAAATATGACGACGTTTCCAACGACCAGCGCAAGGTGGTGTTCGAGCAGCGCATCGAACTGATGGACGGCGAAGGCCTGTCGGAAACCATCGCCGAGATGCGCGAAGGCGTCATCGAAGAGATCGTCGCCAAGGCCATTCCCGAAAACGCCTATGCCGAGCAATGGGACGTCGCGGGCCTGAAGGCCGAGGTCGCCGAATTCCTCAATCTCGACCTGCCGGTCGAGGACTGGGCGAAGGAAGAAGGCATCGCCGAGGACGACATCCGCGAGCGCATCGCCGCCGCCGCCGCCGACGCCGCCAAGGAACGCGCCGACCGTTTCGGCCCCGAGGTGATGACCTATGTCGAGCGCTCGGTGGTGTTGCAGACGCTCGACCATCTGTGGCGCGAGCACATCGTCAATCTCGATCATCTGCGCTCGGTGGTCGGCTTCCGTGGCTACGCCCAGCGCGATCCGCTGCAGGAATACAAGGGCGAGGCATTCGAGCTGTTCCAGGCGATGCTCGGCAATCTGCGCCAGGCCGTCACCGCGCAGCTGATGCGCGTCGAACTGGTCCGCCAGGCCGCCGAAGCGCCGCCGCCGGAAGCGCCCGACATGTTCGGCAGCCACATCGACGGCACCACCGGCGAGAATGATTTCGAAGGTGGCGAGACCGCCCTCCTGGTCCGTCCGGAGCAGAATGTCATCGTCGCCCCCGAAGATCGCGACCCGAACAACCCTGCCACCTGGGGCAAGGTCGGCCGCAACGAGGCTTGCCCCTGCGGCTCCGGCAAGAAATACAAGCACTGCCACGGCGCGTTCGCCTAA
- a CDS encoding peptidylprolyl isomerase, which produces MSLLFSRASLASLGLVLGLSALCLSPSMAQETTPAPAAPADAAAPAAAPVDPNAVVATVNGQPLTEADLVLAEGELSQQFAQLPAEQRRAAALSAAIEIRVMAAQAVATGLDKDPDFQRRMAFLQQRALHGEMVEKGVVDKVTDAEVRARYDQEIANTPPVNEVHARHILVKTKEEAEAIIKQLDGGADFQKLANEHTSDPSGKSNGGDLGWFGPGQMVPEFDKAAFALDVGKYTEQPVQSQFGWHVIKLEDKRAKQPPAFDDVKDQAKQAVIRDKYFALVKSLRAGAKVEIPDAKLKKTVDALESAK; this is translated from the coding sequence ATGTCCTTGTTGTTCAGCCGTGCGTCGCTTGCCAGCCTTGGCCTGGTCCTCGGCCTGTCGGCTCTTTGCCTGTCGCCGTCGATGGCGCAGGAGACCACTCCCGCACCGGCCGCCCCGGCGGATGCGGCGGCACCTGCCGCGGCGCCGGTCGACCCGAATGCCGTGGTCGCCACCGTCAACGGCCAGCCTTTGACCGAAGCCGATCTGGTGCTCGCTGAAGGCGAGCTGTCGCAGCAGTTCGCGCAGTTGCCGGCTGAACAGCGCCGCGCGGCAGCCCTTTCGGCGGCCATCGAAATCCGCGTCATGGCCGCCCAGGCGGTCGCCACTGGCCTCGACAAGGATCCCGACTTCCAGCGCCGCATGGCTTTCCTGCAGCAGCGCGCGCTGCATGGCGAAATGGTCGAGAAGGGCGTCGTCGACAAAGTCACCGACGCCGAGGTTCGCGCCCGCTACGACCAGGAAATCGCCAACACGCCGCCGGTAAACGAGGTGCATGCCCGTCACATCCTCGTGAAGACGAAGGAAGAGGCCGAGGCGATCATCAAGCAGCTCGATGGCGGCGCCGACTTCCAGAAGCTTGCCAACGAACACACCTCAGATCCGAGCGGCAAGAGCAATGGCGGCGACCTCGGCTGGTTCGGACCTGGCCAGATGGTGCCGGAATTCGACAAGGCGGCGTTCGCGCTCGATGTCGGCAAGTACACCGAGCAGCCGGTGCAGTCGCAGTTCGGCTGGCATGTCATCAAGCTCGAGGACAAGCGCGCCAAGCAGCCGCCGGCCTTCGACGACGTCAAGGACCAGGCCAAGCAGGCCGTCATCCGCGACAAGTATTTCGCGCTGGTCAAGTCGCTGCGCGCCGGCGCCAAGGTCGAGATCCCCGACGCCAAATTGAAGAAGACCGTCGACGCGCTGGAAAGCGCCAAGTAA
- a CDS encoding oligosaccharide flippase family protein, protein MRFSAATTAGRFLPQRLALRVGPLLDRIDAALFTADERGEAGRMSVIAFSIRIVSAFIAFISQVLMARWMGSFEYGIFVLVWVTMVIVGNLACLGFHTSVIRFIPEYRERGLMDELRGIVVASRLFVLIASTLIAGLGALGVWLAAPWIENYYVIPFILGVICLPMIALSDLLQGLARANSWALFALSPTYLIRPVLILLFMALMLWAGYAPDARTAIFASIAATYVTTLSQLIGITQRMERQIPAGPMKVHFAQWFVVSLPIFLVESFFFLLTNADVLMVGAYMDPNDVAVYFATVKTLALVHFVYFAVKAGVAQRYAQFTHGEPEKLAVFARETVSWTFWPSLLMAFLVLALGEPMLVLFGPEFTSGYPLLFLLVFGVVARAAVGPCESLLTMSGNQNVCAAVYAMTLAFNIGLNVVLIPLFGLWGAAMATAFAMIFEAGALSFTVWRKLGIVMAIFVPAKGAA, encoded by the coding sequence GTGCGCTTTTCCGCGGCCACGACTGCCGGGCGGTTCTTGCCGCAGCGTTTGGCGCTGCGCGTGGGGCCGCTGCTTGACCGCATCGATGCCGCGCTGTTCACCGCCGATGAACGCGGCGAGGCCGGCCGCATGTCGGTCATCGCCTTCTCCATCCGCATCGTCAGCGCCTTCATCGCCTTCATCAGCCAGGTGTTGATGGCGCGCTGGATGGGCTCGTTCGAATACGGTATCTTCGTGCTGGTCTGGGTGACGATGGTCATCGTCGGCAACCTCGCCTGCCTCGGCTTCCACACATCGGTCATCCGCTTCATTCCCGAATACCGCGAGCGCGGCCTGATGGACGAATTGCGCGGCATCGTCGTGGCTAGCCGCCTGTTCGTATTGATCGCCTCGACACTGATCGCCGGCCTTGGCGCCCTCGGCGTCTGGCTGGCCGCACCCTGGATCGAAAACTACTACGTGATACCGTTCATCCTCGGCGTCATCTGCCTGCCGATGATCGCGCTGTCGGATTTGCTGCAAGGGCTGGCGCGCGCCAATTCATGGGCATTGTTCGCGCTGTCGCCGACCTACCTGATACGGCCGGTGCTGATCCTGCTGTTCATGGCGCTGATGCTGTGGGCGGGCTACGCCCCCGACGCGCGCACGGCGATCTTCGCCTCGATCGCCGCTACCTACGTCACCACGCTAAGCCAGCTCATCGGCATCACCCAGCGCATGGAAAGGCAGATTCCGGCCGGCCCGATGAAGGTGCATTTCGCGCAATGGTTCGTCGTCTCGCTGCCGATCTTCCTGGTCGAGAGCTTCTTCTTCCTGCTGACCAATGCCGATGTGCTGATGGTCGGCGCCTATATGGATCCCAACGACGTCGCCGTCTATTTCGCCACGGTCAAGACACTGGCGCTGGTGCATTTCGTCTATTTCGCGGTCAAGGCCGGCGTCGCCCAGCGCTACGCGCAGTTCACCCATGGCGAGCCGGAAAAGCTTGCCGTCTTCGCCCGCGAGACGGTGTCGTGGACATTCTGGCCCTCGCTGCTGATGGCGTTCCTGGTGCTGGCGCTGGGCGAACCGATGCTGGTGCTGTTCGGCCCGGAATTCACGTCCGGCTATCCGCTTCTGTTCCTGCTCGTCTTCGGCGTCGTGGCGCGTGCCGCCGTCGGTCCTTGCGAAAGCCTGCTCACCATGAGCGGCAACCAGAATGTCTGCGCCGCCGTCTATGCCATGACACTCGCCTTCAACATCGGACTCAACGTGGTGCTGATCCCGCTTTTCGGCCTGTGGGGCGCGGCCATGGCCACCGCCTTTGCCATGATCTTCGAGGCCGGCGCGCTGTCCTTCACGGTCTGGCGCAAGCTCGGCATCGTCATGGCGATCTTCGTGCCTGCCAAAGGAGCCGCCTGA
- a CDS encoding (deoxy)nucleoside triphosphate pyrophosphohydrolase, translated as MNNLASGGKRLLLVAACALVDVDGRVLLAQRPQGKQLAGLWEFPGGKVEAGETPEQCLVRELHEEIGIETEIPCLAPLTFASHSYGDFHLLMPLFVCRRFRGIAQPREGQALKWVRPKQMRDHPMPPADAPLIPFLIDLL; from the coding sequence ATGAATAATCTGGCATCCGGCGGCAAGCGCCTGCTCCTGGTCGCCGCATGCGCGTTGGTCGACGTCGACGGCCGGGTGCTGCTGGCACAGCGACCGCAAGGCAAACAACTTGCCGGCCTGTGGGAGTTTCCCGGCGGCAAGGTCGAAGCCGGCGAGACGCCGGAGCAATGCCTCGTCCGTGAACTGCATGAGGAGATCGGCATCGAAACCGAGATCCCCTGCCTGGCGCCGCTGACCTTCGCAAGCCATTCCTATGGCGACTTCCATCTGCTGATGCCGCTATTCGTCTGCCGCCGCTTCCGCGGCATCGCCCAGCCGCGGGAAGGGCAGGCGCTGAAATGGGTGCGGCCCAAACAGATGCGCGACCATCCGATGCCGCCGGCCGATGCGCCATTGATCCCGTTCCTCATCGATCTTCTTTGA
- a CDS encoding GNAT family N-acetyltransferase: MAAIPLLEETSGGPAGAMVSGLAGLARDADPAHIEILANNRPERKLAIYPASAGFDLVEELDYLCARTIEPNVFFNPRFLAPAMPRLEDREVRLAVIRDGDEYRNRLRLLVPISVERPVVPLGVPVMRTWSSPFGPLGTPLIDRDDPVGVVEDFFSMLSRPHLKLPKVLVLPDIRLDGPVASLIGTVAETRGLMLVTTGQTPRPVLESELEGDDYLKASLRAHHYREFRRLKRRLGDLGKLEHVVARGPEEIRHAIEHFLTLEASGWKGRERTAMAIDRFRAAFAREAVHRLAEQDMCRIHSLTLDGRTIACLIVFVEAGVAYTWKTAYDETLAVYSPGTLLMIEVTRQHLDDPNIMMTDSCAVPDHPVMSRLWSERKPVGTLVIGLTRDSDRLARQAASQLHLYRETRNMARLLRNRMKSLLKRR, translated from the coding sequence ATGGCCGCCATCCCCTTGCTCGAGGAAACCAGCGGCGGTCCCGCCGGCGCCATGGTGTCCGGCCTTGCCGGGCTGGCGCGCGATGCCGATCCGGCCCATATCGAGATCCTCGCCAACAACCGGCCCGAGCGCAAACTGGCCATCTACCCGGCATCGGCCGGCTTCGACCTGGTCGAGGAACTGGACTATCTCTGTGCCCGCACGATCGAGCCGAACGTCTTCTTCAACCCACGCTTCCTGGCGCCGGCCATGCCCCGGCTGGAAGACCGTGAAGTGCGTCTCGCGGTGATCCGCGACGGCGATGAATACCGCAACCGGCTGCGCCTGCTGGTGCCGATCTCGGTGGAACGGCCGGTGGTACCGCTGGGCGTGCCGGTCATGCGCACATGGTCGAGCCCGTTCGGCCCGCTCGGCACGCCGCTGATCGACCGCGACGATCCGGTCGGCGTGGTCGAGGATTTCTTCTCGATGCTGTCGCGCCCGCATTTGAAGCTGCCGAAAGTCCTGGTCCTGCCCGACATCAGGCTGGACGGTCCTGTAGCGAGCCTGATCGGCACCGTGGCCGAGACGCGCGGCCTGATGCTGGTCACCACCGGCCAGACCCCGCGCCCGGTGCTGGAGAGCGAGCTCGAGGGCGATGACTATCTGAAGGCTTCGCTGCGCGCACACCATTACCGCGAGTTCCGCCGCCTCAAGCGGCGCCTCGGCGATCTCGGCAAGCTCGAGCATGTCGTGGCACGCGGCCCCGAGGAGATCCGCCACGCCATCGAGCACTTCCTGACGCTGGAAGCGTCCGGCTGGAAGGGCCGCGAGCGCACCGCCATGGCGATCGACCGCTTCCGCGCCGCCTTCGCGCGCGAGGCGGTGCACCGGCTGGCCGAACAGGACATGTGCCGCATCCATTCGCTGACACTCGACGGCCGCACCATCGCTTGCCTGATCGTCTTCGTCGAGGCCGGCGTCGCCTATACCTGGAAGACCGCCTATGACGAGACGCTGGCCGTCTATTCGCCCGGCACGCTGCTGATGATCGAGGTCACCAGGCAGCACCTCGACGACCCCAACATCATGATGACCGATTCCTGCGCCGTGCCCGACCACCCGGTGATGAGCCGGCTATGGAGCGAGCGCAAACCGGTCGGCACGCTGGTGATCGGGTTGACCAGGGACTCCGACCGTCTCGCCCGCCAGGCCGCCTCGCAACTGCACCTCTACCGCGAGACGCGCAACATGGCGCGCCTGCTGCGCAACCGGATGAAGAGTTTGCTGAAAAGGCGGTAG
- a CDS encoding Flp family type IVb pilin → MKTVLLRFLKDENGATAVEYGLIVCVLSLTIIGGISQVFNSITWLFSDDSSRLANAFAP, encoded by the coding sequence ATGAAAACAGTGCTGCTGCGCTTTCTGAAGGACGAAAACGGCGCCACGGCCGTCGAATACGGCCTGATTGTCTGCGTGTTGTCGCTGACGATCATCGGCGGTATCAGCCAGGTCTTCAATTCGATTACCTGGCTGTTCAGCGACGATTCCAGCAGACTTGCCAACGCCTTCGCCCCCTAG